CCGTGTGCAATGGGCGCTGGATTCGGAGTCGAAACCGCTGTTGGATAAAGCGATTCAAGCGCTTAACGACTTTATGGCCGCGCATTTTCCGGAACAGGCCGAGTCGGTGAAAACGACCTTGGCGCCGTTGCAGCAAATCGATTTTGAGCCGAGACAACCACTGGACATTGCGGAAGGGGCATAACCGATGATTTCACGGATTTTGAAATGGTCGATTTTTCTGGTCATTGCCACCGGTTTGACCGCTTTGGCGTTGAACGACAACGGCCAAGTGTCGATGGTGTGGCACGATTGGGTCATCGAAACCAGTCTGACATTCGCTTTGGCGGCCGCCGTCATTGGGTTCAGTGCTTTGTATCTTCTGATGCGCTTGGTCATCAATCTGTGGCATTTTCCGGCCTATTGGCGTAATCGCCGTCAACTGAAGCGTTACAGTAAAGCCGAAAGTTCCATGGCAAAAGGGATGATTGCCTTGGAGTACGGTGATTGGCAGTTGGCGGAAAAACAGTTGGTTAAAATGGCCAAGCATTCCGATTCCGGTTTGGTGCATTATCTGACCGCCGCCAAAATGGCGCATAACCAGCAGGCGTTCAGTCGTCGAGATCAATACCTGGCCGAAGCGCGACAACGTTTCCCGACAGACAGTGTCACCATTGGTTTGGTGGAGGCACGTTTGTTAATGGATTCGGAACCGGATGTGTCGTTGGTGATTTTGAACGAATTGCATCAACAAAGCCCTAAAAACAAGACGATTCTGGCCGAGTACGCGCATTTGTTGGTGAAGCAGGAATATTGGTCGCGCCTGGAAGAGATTCTTGGCGAGGTCAAGCGGTTCAGAGCCCTCGATAAAGCGGAAATTCAGTCCCTGGAAGT
The nucleotide sequence above comes from Hydrogenovibrio thermophilus. Encoded proteins:
- a CDS encoding heme biosynthesis HemY N-terminal domain-containing protein — its product is MISRILKWSIFLVIATGLTALALNDNGQVSMVWHDWVIETSLTFALAAAVIGFSALYLLMRLVINLWHFPAYWRNRRQLKRYSKAESSMAKGMIALEYGDWQLAEKQLVKMAKHSDSGLVHYLTAAKMAHNQQAFSRRDQYLAEARQRFPTDSVTIGLVEARLLMDSEPDVSLVILNELHQQSPKNKTILAEYAHLLVKQEYWSRLEEILGEVKRFRALDKAEIQSLEVQLLAGKVARAENPEALEQLWQSLSGRQQLKPAILAEFVEQRMGWGKEQGLAELIAKSLSKQWDDRLAYQYGRIELGPAYERLKKAEKWLSNQPDNPVLLLTLGRLACMSQLWGQARHYFQESLKLQPELETFHALAKCYESEGLETQAALTYKEAILQLEKKG